In Providencia alcalifaciens, the sequence CGCCAGGTTCGCTGCATAATGCCCCGATAGCCATTGCTGATCAGGATAAATCTCAGCTTTCAAACCGTATCATTAATAGCTTCTATGAACCGTATTTCTTACCGCCTGCGGATATTGTGCCGAATGAAATAGATGGCTTACTGGATAGAGGTGCCTACACGTTTGCAATTGATATTCCCCCAAACTTTCAAAAGGATGTACTTGCAGGACGTCACCCTCAATTACAAGTTAATATCGATGCAACGCGCATGAGCCAGGCTTTTTTAGGAAATAGCTACATCCAAAATATTACTTTAGGAGAAGTGAACGAGTTTTTGGCAAAATACCGTAGCCAAGGGCGTTTACCCGTTGATCTTGAAGTGCGTATGCGGTTCAACCCAAACTTAACGCAATCTTGGTTTGGCTCGGTGATGGCTATCATTAACAACATCACAATGTTATCGATTGTTCTCACTGGTGCAGCGCTGATCCGGGAACGTGAACATGGCACTGTCGAGCACTTAATGGTGATGCCGTTAACGCCTTTTGAAATCATGATGTCAAAGATTTGGTCGATGGGATTAGTGGTACTGATTGCCTCGGCAGTTTCACTGTTGCTGGTGGTGAAAACCTTGCTGCAAGTACCGATTGAAGGGTCGATATTGCTGTTTATGTGTGGGGTTGCGCTCAGCCTGTTTGCCACCACATCGATAGGGATTTTTATGGGGACGATTGCGCGCTCAATGCCACAATTTGGTCTATTGATGATCTTAGTGTTATTACCATTAAACATGCTTTCTGGGGGGATGACAGCCCGTGAAAGTATGCCGCAACTGGTGCAAGACATCATGCTAACCATGCCGACAACCCACTTTGTTAGCCTAGCACAAGCCATTTTATATCGTGGTGCAGGATTCCAAATTGTGTGGCCGCAGTTTGTTATTTTGGTGGTCATTGGTAGCGTATTTTTCAGCTTTGCATTAATGCGCTTTCGCAAAACTATCGCCACGATGGCATAGCTTTTATTGCATTAGGTCGCATCACATCATATCGGACTATTTTTCACAAAACGCTTGCAGATTTTATCTGCAAGCGCTCTAATGCTGTGCCTATCAATTTTTAATTAATGATTAGATTTTGCCTATCAAATCGATAGCAACGACTGATTGGATTAAGTCTCTGCGAAACAGTAACTTAATAGTCAACCAAACAGGAGGACATCAAATGTCATTAATTAATACTCAAATCAAACCTTTTTCTAATCAAGCTTTTAAAGACGGCAAATTTATCGAAGTAACAGAGAAAGATGTTGCGGGTAAATGGAGCGTTTTCTTCTTCTATCCAGCGGACTTCACTTTCGTTTGCCCAACTGAATTAGGCGACATTGCTGACCATTACGCTGAATTCCAAAAAATGGGCGTAGATATCTACTCTGTATCGACTGACACCCACTTTACTCACAAAGCATGGCACGAAAGCTCTGAAACCATCGGTAAAATCAAATACGCGATGATCGGCGACCCAACAGGTGCTCTGACTCGTAACTTCGAAAAC encodes:
- a CDS encoding ABC transporter permease; translated protein: MFRKIQNIFNLGVKELRSLGRDKAMLALIIFAFTVSIYSSATVTPGSLHNAPIAIADQDKSQLSNRIINSFYEPYFLPPADIVPNEIDGLLDRGAYTFAIDIPPNFQKDVLAGRHPQLQVNIDATRMSQAFLGNSYIQNITLGEVNEFLAKYRSQGRLPVDLEVRMRFNPNLTQSWFGSVMAIINNITMLSIVLTGAALIREREHGTVEHLMVMPLTPFEIMMSKIWSMGLVVLIASAVSLLLVVKTLLQVPIEGSILLFMCGVALSLFATTSIGIFMGTIARSMPQFGLLMILVLLPLNMLSGGMTARESMPQLVQDIMLTMPTTHFVSLAQAILYRGAGFQIVWPQFVILVVIGSVFFSFALMRFRKTIATMA
- the ahpC gene encoding alkyl hydroperoxide reductase subunit C, which gives rise to MSLINTQIKPFSNQAFKDGKFIEVTEKDVAGKWSVFFFYPADFTFVCPTELGDIADHYAEFQKMGVDIYSVSTDTHFTHKAWHESSETIGKIKYAMIGDPTGALTRNFENMRENEGLADRGTFVVDPQGIIQAIEITAEGIGRDAADLLRKVKAAQYVASHPGEVCPAKWKEGEATLSPSLDLVGKI